From a region of the Triticum aestivum cultivar Chinese Spring chromosome 7D, IWGSC CS RefSeq v2.1, whole genome shotgun sequence genome:
- the LOC123168854 gene encoding uncharacterized protein, translating to MPLLEWRIRCLKSKVFSTQGPQTSNHGKERHGKTIDEEGSRMSCNYCGEVVCGYSRLEEHLAGIRGNVRPCNLVPDSVRTSLRSSLVDRKKDQMLGKTKRLKQEHDEVPHTNPALPSPQVQQPQLQPTVSNNNRCFVHYQPDLTQAKEITYSSCQPKPKVETSDYFDSQLAKSIGKFFSEAAPEPGVLHSSSLKEMVVFSHGPGAVMPTYEAVLQEQLRETENRAKELKQEWQTSGCTVIVHSCKSKCTKSFVSVLVHCSKGTLFLRSIDVSEITEDFDELESMLSRVVEDVGAHNIVQIVMNDVSPHMQMARQYVLNKYDSFFFTLCADHCINLLLEKIAALEHVSEVLMKAREITRFLYDHALPMKLKGRYVQEEILSSSYLKFVAMFVTLERLVSARVDLLQMLNSPKWISSGWACLDLFERIQSIVKTDDEFWHAAAKVIKVTHPLVGVLYKLEYDICPMGILYEAMDRAKEEISLNIGDESDFYWCMIDRIWDDYLHSPLHAAGQMLNPRIFYTAGFKPDTEISSGIAACTIQLGKAHYNARKASAQLKVYEKKLGYFDTDPAMQQIMELPQVQWWSTHGARVPDLQTLARRVLSQTCFGTTRYNIDWSLSEKLHAEWDEMTLPEQEMFRQKEYVHYNSVLARASPLLHGSSMKQHGRVTLVLHDWIRPQKQAAGSPLTE from the exons ATGCCACTTTTGGAATGGAGAATACGATGTCTAAAGTCAAAG GTTTTTTCCACACAAGGTCCTCAGACAAGTAATCATGGAAAAGAAAGGCATGGCAAAACCATTGATGAGGAAGGCAGCAGAATGAGCTGCAATTACTGCGGTGAGGTGGTTTGTGGTTACAGCCGTCTAGAGGAACATTTAGCAGGCATCAGGGGCAATGTTCGTCCATGCAACCTAGTACCGGACAGTGTCAGGACAAGCTTAAGGAGTTCACTTGTGGATCGCAAGAAAGATCAGATGCTCGGAAAAACGAAGAGACTGAAGCAAGAACATGATGAGGTTCCTCACACAAATCCAGCCCTTCCATCTCCTCAAGTCCAGCAACCACAGCTACAACCAACTGTGTCCAATAACAACCGTTGCTTTGTTCATTATCAACCGGATCTGACGCAGGCCAAGGAAATCACATATAGTTCTTGTCAACCGAAACCCAAGGTTGAGACAAGTGATTACTTCGATTCTCAGTTGGCAAAGTCAATAGGCAAGTTCTTCTCCGAAGCTGCACCTGAGCCTGGTGTTCTCCATTCATCATCTTTGAAGGAGATGGTTGTGTTTTCCCATGGGCCTGGGGCTGTAATGCCTACGTACGAAGCTGTTCTGCAGGAGCAACTAAGAGAAACTGAGAACCGCGCAAAGGAACTCAAGCAAGAGTGGCAAACAAGTGGCTGCACTGTAATTGTGCATAGTTGCAAGAGCAAGTGTACCAAAAGCTTCGTAAGTGTCCTGGTGCACTGCAGCAAAGGTACGCTGTTCCTGAGATCCATTGACGTCTCTGAAATCACTGAGGACTTTGATGAGCTAGAATCAATGCTTTCTCGCGTGGTTGAAGATGTTGGTGCTCATAACATTGTTCAGATTGTCATGAATGACGTGTCACCCCATATGCAGATGGCACGGCAGTATGTGCTAAATAAATATGATAGTTTTTTCTTCACACTATGTGCTGACCATTGCATCAACCTTCTGCTTGAGAAAATAGCAGCGCTCGAGCATGTCAGTGAAGTCCTGATGAAGGCAAGGGAAATTACAAGGTTTTTATATGACCATGCACTGCCAATGAAACTGAAAGGAAGGTATGTTCAGGAGGAGATTTTGAGCAGTTCTTATTTAAAATTTGTGGCAATGTTCGTCACATTAGAGAGGTTAGTTTCTGCAAGAGTAGATCTGTTGCAGATGTTAAACTCGCCTAAATGGATTTCCTCTGGTTGGGCTTGCCTTGATTTGTTCGAGCGTATCCAGAGCATAGTAAAGACAGACGATGAATTTTGGCATGCTGCTGCAAAAGTCATCAAGGTTACACACCCACTTGTCGGTGTGTTGTATAAACTCGAATATGATATCTGTCCGATGGGTATCTTGTATGAAGCCATGGATAGAGCAAAAGAAGAGATATCTCTCAATATCGGAGATGAAAGTGACTTTTATTGGTGTATGATTGATCGGATATGGGATGATTACTTGCATAGTCCTCTCCATGCTGCTGGTCAGATGCTAAACCCAAGGATCTTTTACACAGCTGGATTCAAGCCTGATACTGAGATCAGCAGCGGCATCGCGGCCTGTACAATCCAACTGGGCAAGGCTCATTACAATGCCAGAAAAGCATCTGCACAATTGAAAGTGTATGAGAAGAAGTTGGGCTATTTTGACACAGATCCAGCAATGCAGCAAATCATGGAATTACCACAAG TTCAATGGTGGTCAACGCACGGGGCTCGCGTGCCCGACCTGCAGACCCTGGCGAGGCGCGTCCTGAGCCAGACGTGCTTCGGCACCACCAGGTACAACATCGACTGGAGCCTGTCGGAGAAGCTGCACGCCGAGTGGGACGAGATGACGCTGCCCGAGCAGGAGATGTTCCGGCAGAAGGAGTACGTCCACTACAACAGCGTCCtcgcgcgcgcctcccccctcctgcACGGCTCCTCCATGAAGCAGCACGGCAGGGTCACCTTGGTGCTGCACGACTGGATCAGGCCGCAGAAACAAGCCGCTGGGTCGCCACTGACTGAGTGA